One Mercurialis annua linkage group LG3, ddMerAnnu1.2, whole genome shotgun sequence DNA window includes the following coding sequences:
- the LOC126672457 gene encoding uncharacterized protein LOC126672457: MRIRRFGWKLLGWSVLLRGKETDEWVWTDEQQRVFDNLKGYLAKPPVMTPPKPNKPLLLYLSAAHESLGCMLAQEDDGIERAVYYLSRGLTDTEIGYTDIEKMCLCLYFTCCKLRYYMLPVVVYVLSQTDIIKYILSKPYLRNRIGKWAIAMSEFTLVYVPQRAVKGQVLADFLADHPGITLKEETVTFFDIAVWKMWFDGSRTSQGAGAGVHIVTPLGASYQLSFRLQFECTNNQAEYEALIFGFEILAELGARAISVKGDSLLVIKQVTGEFKCESELLIRYCNKAKHLIEGFQDTRIEYTERADNGVANDLAQHGSGYKVNREFDAIKRETPNLHTGGITIDEIQFSVYQRDVTQDWRDELLKWFEKPDATNRRLRTLALNYVV; encoded by the exons ATGCGCATTCGGcgtttcggctggaaacttcttgg ctggagtgttttgctGAGAGGAAAAGAGACCGATGAGTGGGTATGGACGGACGAGCAACAGAGGGTGTTCGACAATTTGAAAGGTTACTTGGCAAAACCTCCGGTTATGACTCCTCCAAAGCCGAATAAGCCTTTGTTGCTATACCTATCGGCTGCACACGAATCCCTGggatgtatgctcgcccaagaggacgatGGGATCGAGAGAGCAGTTTACTATTTGAGCCGAGGACTGACGGACACGGAAATTGGttataccgacatagaaaaaatgtgtctatgTCTGTACTTCACGTGTTGTAAGCTGCGATACTATATGTTGCCGGTCGTAGTGTATGTTTTGTCGcagaccgatatcattaagtaCATCTTATCAAAACCATACTTAAGGAATCGGATTGGAAAATGGGCGATTGCAATGTCCGAATTCACATTGGTGTATGTTCCCcaaagagcagtaaaaggacaagtGTTGGCAGACTTCTTGGCCGATCACCCTGGTATTACCCTCAAGGAAGAAACAGTCACGTTCTTCGACATCGCCGTGTGGAAGATGTGGTTCGACGGATCCAGGacaagccagggggcaggcgcgGGAGTACACATCGTCACGCCCTTGGGGGCATCCTACCAATTGTCATTCAGACTCCAGTTCGAGTGCACCAACAATCaggcagaatatgaggccctcatATTCGGTTTTGAGATTTTAGCCGAGCTAGGGGCAAGGGCGATCAGTGTAAAAGGAGATTCTTTGCTAGTCATTAAACAAGTGACAGGAGAATTCAAATGCGAGTCCGAGCTGTTGATAAggtattgcaacaaggcgaaacaCCTGATCGAAGGCTTTCAGGATACGAGGATAGAATACACAGAGAGGGCCGATAACGGCGTTGCAAACGACCTAGCTCAGCACGGTAGTGGTTACAAGGTAAACCGAGAGTTCGACGCCATAAAGAGGGAAACACCGAATCTCCACACCGGGGGCATCACGATCGACGAAATACAATTCTCGGTTTACCAGCGGGACgtcacccaagattggagggaCGAGCTCCTTAAGTGGTTCGAAAAACCAGACGCCACGAATAGGAGGTTGAGGACTTTAGCCCTTAATTACGTTGTCTGA